One window of Halorussus sp. MSC15.2 genomic DNA carries:
- the lrp gene encoding HTH-type transcriptional regulator Lrp, whose amino-acid sequence MTYENLDAKLVNALLGDGRASLRSLAEDLDVSVTTVSNHLQDLEDEGVIDGYTPKVDYDALGYDVTAILQLKVEGNALEDVTESLQNHDQMISVYEVTGDYDIIAVGKFTDTDGMNRGIKTLLNDPDIKESNTSVVLNAASEHEQFDLDIDGSD is encoded by the coding sequence ATGACGTACGAAAATCTCGACGCGAAGTTGGTGAACGCGCTATTGGGCGACGGTCGGGCCAGTCTCCGGAGTCTGGCAGAGGACCTCGACGTGTCGGTGACGACCGTCTCGAACCACCTACAGGACCTCGAAGACGAGGGCGTCATCGACGGCTACACGCCCAAAGTGGACTACGACGCCCTCGGGTACGACGTGACCGCCATCCTCCAACTCAAGGTCGAGGGGAACGCGCTGGAAGACGTGACAGAGAGCCTCCAGAATCACGACCAGATGATTAGCGTCTACGAGGTGACGGGCGACTACGACATCATCGCGGTCGGGAAGTTCACCGACACTGACGGGATGAATCGCGGTATCAAGACCCTGCTGAACGACCCCGATATCAAGGAGAGCAACACCAGCGTCGTCCTCAACGCCGCCAGCGAGCACGAGCAGTTCGACCTAGATATCGACGGAAGTGACTAG
- the glnA gene encoding type I glutamate--ammonia ligase, translated as MTDGQVAASKEAGLTDAEQDVLEQIEEENVDFVRLQFTDITGTVKNVSVPASQVEKAFEEGIWFDGSSIEGFVRIQESDMRLEPDPETFAVLPWRSDGDTASARLICDVVNTDGTPFEGGPRQVLKSVLAEAEEMGYSVSIGPEPEFFLFQKDEDGRATTVPHDSGGYFDLAPKDLASDVRREIIFTLEQMGFEVEASHHEVADGQHEINFKYDDALSAADNIATFRAVVRAVAEQNDIHATFMPKPISAINGSGMHSHISLFDDEGNAFADEDDEFNLSETAYKFMGGVLNHAEAFTAVTNPTVNSYKRLVPGYEAPVYVAWSDVNRSALIRVPDAAGASSRFEIRSPDPSCNPYLALAVVIKAGLEGIENDADPGDPVREDIYEFDDAKLDEYGITTLPGSLDRAIDALEEDEVVREALGEHVTEKFVEAKRADYADYKTHVSAWEKEKYLEKF; from the coding sequence ATGACGGATGGACAAGTTGCGGCCAGCAAAGAGGCGGGGTTGACGGACGCCGAGCAAGACGTACTCGAACAAATCGAGGAGGAGAACGTCGACTTCGTTCGCCTCCAGTTCACGGACATCACGGGGACGGTCAAGAACGTCAGCGTCCCGGCCTCGCAGGTCGAGAAGGCCTTCGAGGAGGGAATCTGGTTCGACGGCTCCTCCATCGAGGGGTTCGTCCGAATTCAGGAGAGCGACATGCGTCTCGAACCGGACCCCGAGACGTTCGCCGTCCTGCCATGGCGTTCGGACGGTGACACCGCGAGCGCTCGACTCATCTGCGACGTGGTGAACACCGACGGAACGCCCTTCGAGGGCGGCCCGCGTCAGGTACTCAAGAGCGTCCTCGCGGAGGCCGAGGAGATGGGCTACTCGGTCAGCATCGGTCCGGAACCCGAGTTCTTCCTGTTCCAGAAGGACGAGGACGGCCGGGCGACGACCGTTCCCCACGACTCGGGCGGCTACTTCGACCTCGCGCCGAAGGACCTCGCGAGCGACGTGCGCCGCGAAATCATCTTCACGCTGGAGCAGATGGGCTTCGAGGTCGAGGCCAGCCACCACGAGGTGGCCGACGGCCAGCACGAGATTAACTTCAAGTACGACGACGCGCTGTCGGCCGCGGACAACATCGCGACCTTCCGCGCGGTCGTCCGCGCCGTCGCCGAGCAGAACGACATCCACGCCACGTTCATGCCCAAGCCCATCAGCGCCATCAACGGGTCGGGCATGCACAGCCACATCAGCCTCTTCGACGACGAGGGCAACGCCTTCGCCGACGAGGACGACGAGTTCAACCTGAGCGAGACCGCCTACAAGTTCATGGGCGGCGTCCTGAACCACGCGGAGGCGTTCACCGCCGTCACGAACCCGACGGTCAACTCCTACAAGCGCCTCGTCCCCGGTTACGAGGCACCCGTCTACGTCGCGTGGAGCGACGTGAACCGCTCGGCGCTCATCCGCGTCCCGGACGCCGCGGGCGCGAGTTCCCGGTTCGAGATTCGGAGTCCCGACCCGTCGTGTAATCCCTACCTCGCGCTCGCCGTGGTCATCAAGGCCGGACTCGAAGGCATCGAGAACGACGCCGACCCCGGCGACCCGGTCCGCGAGGACATCTACGAGTTCGACGACGCCAAACTCGACGAGTACGGTATCACCACGCTCCCCGGTAGCCTCGACAGGGCTATCGACGCGCTCGAAGAGGACGAAGTCGTCCGAGAGGCCCTCGGCGAACACGTCACCGAGAAGTTCGTGGAGGCCAAGCGCGCCGACTACGCCGACTACAAGACCCACGTCTCGGCGTGGGAGAAAGAGAAGTACCTCGAGAAGTTCTGA
- a CDS encoding phosphatase PAP2 family protein, translating into MTGRSIGVAVAFDRHLPPAVRELFGLLTNVGDVGVLLAAVALCYWFGDRRRGAVALAGVLGASSLTLALKGLFALPRPPATLRVARATGYGFPSGHALSATVAFALLALALDRRTRRSRTAVAAVVVAVVSLSRVVIGVHYAVDVVVGVGVGLAYVAALVGVSDWRPRRAFAVAGVFAAAALLTNGLTPDATAALAGVLGAGAAWTVFEIPSEASVRPLAAFAGLAVLGALGYAGNALELSLPALFGLNLLVPAGIVALPLAVERVRKEESATVT; encoded by the coding sequence ATGACCGGTCGCAGCATCGGCGTCGCGGTCGCGTTCGACCGTCACCTCCCGCCGGCGGTCCGCGAACTGTTCGGCCTGCTCACGAACGTCGGCGACGTCGGCGTCTTGCTCGCCGCGGTCGCACTGTGCTACTGGTTCGGCGACCGACGACGCGGGGCGGTCGCGCTCGCGGGCGTCCTCGGCGCGTCCTCGCTGACGCTCGCGCTGAAGGGTCTCTTCGCGCTCCCGCGCCCACCGGCGACCCTCCGCGTCGCTCGCGCGACCGGCTACGGCTTTCCGAGCGGTCACGCCCTCTCCGCGACGGTGGCGTTCGCTCTCCTCGCGCTCGCTCTCGACCGACGTACTCGACGCAGTCGCACGGCGGTCGCCGCGGTCGTAGTCGCGGTCGTCTCCCTCTCCCGGGTCGTCATCGGGGTCCACTACGCCGTGGACGTGGTCGTCGGCGTCGGCGTGGGACTCGCGTACGTGGCGGCGCTCGTCGGCGTCAGCGACTGGCGACCGAGACGGGCCTTCGCCGTCGCGGGCGTCTTCGCGGCGGCCGCGCTTCTGACGAACGGACTCACGCCGGACGCGACCGCTGCGCTCGCGGGCGTCCTCGGTGCGGGCGCGGCGTGGACGGTGTTCGAGATACCGTCGGAGGCGTCGGTACGACCGCTCGCCGCGTTCGCAGGACTCGCCGTACTGGGTGCGCTCGGCTACGCCGGGAACGCGCTCGAACTGTCGCTCCCGGCACTCTTCGGCCTGAATCTGCTAGTTCCCGCGGGAATCGTGGCGCTCCCGCTGGCGGTCGAGCGCGTGCGAAAAGAGGAGTCGGCGACAGTGACCTGA
- a CDS encoding helix-turn-helix domain-containing protein: protein MSLIAEFSLRSSELALADALDEATNVTVELEHQMATEFDAPVMIFWAFGGDLERLEAGLERDETVLESAVIEELAGRKLYRVRLDYDHVCAIYPVYHDLGASPIAATASADGWQRRVRFPDRDSVVEMRNTCADKAVDFRLHRLYTPGESELEDEFGLSSEQRDALITAERVGYFEVPRETALEELGDELDISGQSASERLRRGISKLVSNTLLSDF from the coding sequence ATGAGTCTCATCGCGGAGTTCTCCCTCAGGTCTTCGGAACTCGCGTTGGCCGACGCTCTCGACGAAGCCACTAACGTGACCGTCGAACTCGAACACCAGATGGCGACCGAGTTCGACGCGCCCGTGATGATATTCTGGGCGTTCGGTGGCGACCTCGAGCGGTTGGAGGCGGGACTCGAACGCGACGAGACGGTTCTCGAAAGTGCGGTCATCGAGGAACTGGCCGGTCGGAAACTCTATCGCGTGCGACTCGACTACGACCACGTCTGTGCTATCTATCCCGTCTACCACGACCTCGGTGCGTCGCCGATAGCCGCCACGGCGTCGGCCGACGGCTGGCAACGGCGAGTTCGATTCCCCGACCGCGATTCGGTGGTGGAGATGCGCAACACCTGTGCCGACAAGGCCGTGGACTTCCGACTCCACCGGCTCTACACGCCGGGCGAGTCGGAACTCGAAGACGAGTTCGGTCTGAGTTCCGAACAGCGAGACGCGCTGATAACGGCCGAGCGCGTGGGTTACTTCGAGGTTCCCCGCGAGACGGCACTGGAGGAACTGGGCGACGAACTCGACATTAGCGGCCAGTCTGCCTCCGAGCGCCTCCGCCGGGGCATCTCGAAACTCGTCTCGAACACGCTCCTGAGCGACTTCTGA